One window of the Salvia splendens isolate huo1 chromosome 1, SspV2, whole genome shotgun sequence genome contains the following:
- the LOC121743313 gene encoding uncharacterized protein LOC121743313 — MPRQNLINVDVKIGRRKCKVRKRGSSCSSSSLVQNNRLKHAFLVRKRLGSSTTPVPRWKMMTSKSPSLNYDGKARELSISARKLAATLWEIDGFPSPRVERENLDDRKSKVGGVVRMLESGSTALVLSDPFRSPLAERMEPHPPKMASHRRRASASSQKLDSTNCLLETMQVDQAQNHARSPCRHVVGTKNRLKDVYNGLITSKELLKVMSRVGHLDEQNSTRLSLFSALKFELDRACIHVSKLIQEQRKGGEIGVLVKQLEEEKLVWKLKEQDRIRSAIASVNGELETERKMRRQTERLNKKLGVELAETRESLTKMSKELESEKRAREMFEQVCDELARGIGEDRAEVEELKRRSDKVCKEVEKERDMLQLADVLREERVQMKLAEAKYQFEEKNTLVDALRSELEAYMKSKNGKEQQGDGSPSYDKIKELERYLWETLPSPYEYQDINRDGILDVSALNKDNQHEEEAEDGDDDDDEQEEDSADSDLHSIELNMDDISQSFQWGDAANAESKRRKSI; from the exons ATGCCGAGGCAGAATTTGATCAATGTTGATGTGAAAATTGGAAGGAGAAAATGCAAAGTGAGAAAGAGGGGTTCATCATGTTCTTCATCATCGTTGGTGCAGAATAACCGGTTGAAACACGCTTTTTTGGTCAGGAAGCGACTGGGATCGAGCACCACCCCTGTTCCTAGGTGGAAGATGATGACCTCCAAATCACCATCACTCAATTATGATGGAAAGGCGAGGGAGCTGTCGATTTCAGCCCGAAAACTGGCTGCCACTCTCTGGGAGATTGATGGCTTTCCTTCACCAAGAGTGGAAAGGGAGAATTTGGATGATAGGAAGAGTAAGGTTGGGGGAGTTGTTAGGATGCTAGAATCGGGATCAACGGCTCTTGTTTTGTCTGATCCGTTTCGTAGTCCTCTTGCTGAG AGAATGGAACCTCATCCACCAAAAATGGCCAGCCACAGAAGGAGAGCATCAGCAAGTTCTCAGAAGCTGGATAGTACTAATTGCCTCCTTGAG ACGATGCAGGTTGATCAGGCGCAGAACCATGCCCGAAGCCCGTGTAGGCACGTAGTTGGAACCAAGAATCGTCTCAAGGATGTCTATAACGGCCTCATAACTTCAAAAGAGTTGCTCAAAGTGATGAGCCGTGTTGGCCATCTTGATGAACAGAACTCTACGCGTTTATCCCTTTTCTCGGCCCTAAAGTTTGAGCTGGACCGGGCTTGTATCCATGTAAGTAAATTGATCCAAGAGCAACGGAAGGGGGGTGAGATTGGTGTGTTGGTCAAGCAGTTAGAAGAGGAGAAGTTAGTTTGGAAACTGAAAGAGCAAGATAGGATTCGCAGTGCCATTGCATCTGTAAATGGAGAGCTTGAAACTGAGAGGAAAATGAGGAGACAGACGGAGAGGCTGAACAAGAAGCTCGGGGTAGAACTGGCAGAGACGAGGGAGTCCCTGACGAAGATGAGCAAGGAGCTCGAGAGTGAGAAGAGGGCACGAGAGATGTTTGAGCAAGTGTGTGATGAACTGGCTCGGGGCATAGGGGAGGATCGGGCTGAGGTGGAGGAACTCAAGAGGCGTTCGGATAAAGTCTGTAAagaggtggagaaggagagagatATGCTCCAGTTAGCTGATGTGCTGCGTGAGGAAAGAGTGCAGATGAAGCTTGCGGAGGCCAAGTATCAATTCGAGGAGAAAAACACGCTTGTTGACGCATTGAGGAGTGAGCTCGAGGCCTACATGAAGTCGAAGAATGGCAAAGAACAACAAGGTGATGGCTCTCCGAGCTATGACAAGATCAAGGAGCTCGAGAGATACTTGTGGGAGACGCTTCCTAGCCCATACGAGTACCAAGATATAAACAGAGATGGCATTTTGGATGTTTCAGCCCTAAACAAAGATAATCAACATGAAGAGGAAGCAGAAGATggcgacgatgatgatgatgagcagGAGGAGGATTCAGCTGACAGCGACCTCCACTCCATCGAACTAAACATGGATGACATCAGCCAGAGCTTCCAATGGGGCGACGCTGCCAATGCAGAGTCGAAGAGGAGAAAATCCATCTAA
- the LOC121796284 gene encoding secoisolariciresinol dehydrogenase-like, which yields MGSSLLVSTVAKRLEGKVALITGGFGGLGAATAKLFLQHGAKVVIADINRGDHHSLPVGDGMSFVHCDVTRESHVQSAVDEAVSKHGKLDIMFNNAGILDRVSRDIADCSQADFEHVLRVNVAGVFLGTKHAARAMRRGGGGGAIINTASVCGVVGGVATHAYTSSKYAVVGLTRNASVELGRYGIRVNCVSPFVFPSRISRSLLGRAEEDPMDDVKLHLMGKKLEPEDVAEAVVYLASDESRCVNGHNLIVDGGFTITNSAFTIFD from the exons ATGGGAAGCAGCTTACTTGTATCTACTGTAGCTAAGAG ATTGGAGGGAAAAGTAGCTCTAATCACCGGCGGCTTCGGTGGTCTCGGCGCGGCAACAGCGAAGCTCTTTCTTCAACACGGAGCCAAAGTGGTGATCGCGGACATTAATCGAGGCGATCACCACTCTCTCCCCGTTGGCGACGGAATGTCCTTCGTCCACTGCGACGTGACGAGGGAATCCCACGTTCAGAGCGCAGTGGACGAAGCCGTGTCCAAGCACGGCAAGCTCGACATCATGTTCAACAACGCCGGAATCTTGGACCGGGTGAGCCGCGACATCGCCGACTGCAGCCAGGCCGACTTTGAGCACGTGCTCCGCGTCAATGTGGCCGGCGTCTTCCTAGGCACCAAACACGCCGCGCGTGCCATGAggcgcggcggcggtggtggcgccATCATCAACACAGCGAGCGTGTGCGGCGTCGTTGGAGGAGTGGCGACGCACGCGTACACGAGCTCGAAGTACGCGGTGGTGGGGCTGACGAGGAATGCCTCGGTGGAATTAGGGCGGTACGGGATTAGAGTGAACTGCGTGTCGCCCTTCGTGTTTCCGTCAAGGATTTCGAGGTCGTTGCTGGGTCGGGCGGAGGAGGACCCGATGGATGATGTCAAATTGCATCTTATGGGAAAGAAGCTCGAGCCAGAGGATGTTGCTGAGGCGGTTGTCTATTTAGCGAGTGATGAATCGAGGTGTGTGAATGGACATAATTTGATTGTGGATGGAGGCTTCACTATTACCAACTCAGCATTTACAATATTTGATTAG